In a genomic window of Paraburkholderia phenazinium:
- the recC gene encoding exodeoxyribonuclease V subunit gamma produces MSSIPAGLMLVHGNQPERLRDLMVQWIRQHPLGPLEKEVILVQSNGIAQWLKLALAADPEDGGCGISAALDMSLPASFLWQVYRAVLGDSAVPAISPFDKSRLVWRLTRLLPELLESPGYAPLKRFMAHDGDQRKRFQLAQRVADLFDQYQVYRADWLAAWAAGEDVQIDARNKRTPLPDEYRWQAALWRALLEDVETHAAAGAEMATAGRAAVHDEFLRRAAEMSEHERPPGLPRRVIIFGISSLPRQAVEVLAALSRWTQVLMCVHNPCAHYWADIVADQDLLRAQRSRQQRRHGAPATMDDAQLHLHAQPLLAAWGKQGRDFIGLLDEYDSAEARERYTAHFTGIGQRIDLFESDDASTMLQQLQDDIRDLRPLPESRELWGAVDANADHSIRFHVAHSPQREVEILHDQLLAAFAADPTLRPRDVIVMVPDIEVYTPHIQAVFGLLDMDDSRHIPFSVADRGQRDFDPLIGALETLLALPQSRLTVSDVLDLLEVPALRARFGIDTDDLPKLRSWISGANIRWGLHAEQRASLGLPQAGGESAPNSWAFGLRRMLLGYAAGDKAGAWHDIEPYAEIGGLDAALLGPLTRLVDALDETWQTLRQPATVTGWCTRLRWLKTTFFAPDDSEDAYTLERLDAALEAWRDACDEAALTGELPLSIVGDYWLSQFEGGGLTQRFFAGAVTFATLMPMRAIPFRIVCLLGMNDGDYPRNRMPLDFDLMRRDYRPGDRSRREDDRYLFLEALLSAREHLHVSWVGRSVNDNTPRPPSVLVGQLRDHLKGGWHLKGAAGNEPDALLHALTVDHRLQPFSAEYFPAKAGASKLFTYAREWNQPVSESESGASVDRLENGNDAELQPLERDEPLSVRELADFLKDPVKSFFRHRLRVAFETEDAASENHEPFEVDQLEAWQLQNELIRAQAAALERGEQDLLPAAQNRLERMHRSGDLAAGGFGEVIADDLMEPMADLFERYRAELQRWPERLDEQYELRVDGGADLGALSVEDWIGELRTSPDGSHGRVFLDPGTLIKDRKYRGDRLIAYWVGHLAAQLAVGAVTTVIVSKVGSVEFAPLATEDAHAHLLTLLRAWDEGTRRPLPLAVKTAFAWLRKRPGSLDFADADDFAGESGESADVTAALVEARDAARIAYEGSGRQQGERDTNAYLYRAYPDFSDLAATGEFERLAVALLLPLHRAIPASSSKSKSTTNNAGDAQ; encoded by the coding sequence ATGAGTTCGATTCCCGCAGGACTGATGCTCGTTCACGGCAATCAGCCGGAGCGCTTGCGCGACCTGATGGTCCAATGGATCCGCCAGCATCCGTTGGGACCGCTCGAAAAAGAGGTCATCCTCGTTCAGAGCAACGGTATTGCCCAGTGGCTGAAGCTCGCGCTCGCCGCGGATCCGGAAGACGGCGGCTGCGGTATTTCGGCCGCGCTCGACATGTCGCTGCCGGCGAGCTTTCTGTGGCAGGTGTACCGCGCGGTGCTCGGCGACAGCGCCGTGCCGGCGATTTCCCCGTTCGACAAATCACGCCTCGTCTGGCGCCTGACGCGTCTGTTGCCGGAGCTGCTCGAGTCGCCGGGCTATGCGCCGCTCAAGCGCTTCATGGCCCACGACGGCGATCAGCGCAAACGCTTCCAGCTCGCGCAGCGCGTGGCGGATCTGTTCGACCAGTACCAGGTTTATCGTGCGGACTGGCTCGCGGCGTGGGCCGCGGGTGAGGACGTGCAGATCGACGCGCGCAACAAGCGCACGCCGCTGCCGGACGAATACCGCTGGCAGGCCGCGCTCTGGCGGGCGCTGCTGGAGGATGTGGAGACGCACGCCGCAGCGGGCGCCGAGATGGCCACGGCCGGCCGCGCCGCAGTCCACGACGAATTTCTGCGCCGTGCCGCGGAGATGTCAGAACATGAGCGGCCACCTGGGTTGCCGCGCCGGGTCATCATTTTCGGCATTTCGAGCTTGCCGCGTCAGGCCGTGGAAGTGCTCGCCGCGCTCTCGCGCTGGACCCAGGTGCTGATGTGCGTGCATAACCCTTGCGCGCACTACTGGGCCGATATCGTCGCCGATCAGGATCTGTTGCGTGCGCAACGTTCCCGCCAGCAGCGCCGTCACGGCGCGCCGGCCACCATGGACGACGCGCAGTTGCATCTGCACGCGCAACCGCTGCTGGCGGCGTGGGGCAAGCAGGGCCGCGATTTCATCGGCCTGCTCGACGAATACGACAGCGCCGAAGCGCGCGAGCGCTACACCGCGCATTTCACCGGCATCGGGCAGCGCATCGATTTGTTCGAAAGCGACGATGCGTCGACCATGCTGCAGCAATTGCAGGACGACATCCGCGATCTGCGGCCGCTGCCCGAATCGCGCGAGCTGTGGGGCGCGGTGGACGCGAACGCCGACCACTCGATCCGCTTTCACGTCGCGCACAGCCCGCAGCGCGAAGTCGAGATCCTGCACGACCAGTTGCTGGCCGCGTTTGCCGCCGATCCGACGCTGCGTCCGCGCGATGTGATCGTGATGGTGCCGGACATCGAGGTCTACACGCCGCATATCCAGGCCGTGTTCGGTCTGCTGGATATGGACGACTCGCGTCATATTCCGTTCAGCGTCGCGGACCGTGGCCAACGCGATTTCGATCCGCTGATCGGCGCACTCGAAACGCTGCTCGCGCTGCCGCAATCGCGCCTGACCGTCAGCGATGTGCTCGACCTGCTCGAAGTGCCCGCCTTGCGCGCGCGTTTCGGTATCGATACGGATGATTTGCCGAAGCTGCGTAGCTGGATCAGCGGCGCCAACATTCGCTGGGGACTGCACGCCGAACAACGCGCGAGTCTCGGCTTGCCGCAAGCCGGCGGCGAGAGCGCGCCCAATAGCTGGGCCTTCGGCCTGCGCCGCATGTTGCTCGGCTATGCGGCCGGCGACAAGGCCGGCGCGTGGCACGACATCGAACCGTATGCGGAGATCGGCGGTCTCGATGCGGCCTTGCTTGGACCGCTGACGCGTCTCGTGGATGCGCTCGACGAAACCTGGCAGACGCTGCGCCAACCGGCCACCGTGACTGGCTGGTGCACACGTCTGCGTTGGCTCAAGACTACCTTCTTCGCACCCGACGACAGCGAAGACGCCTACACGCTGGAACGCCTCGACGCCGCGCTCGAAGCGTGGCGCGACGCCTGCGACGAAGCGGCGCTGACCGGCGAATTGCCGCTGTCGATCGTCGGCGATTACTGGCTCTCGCAGTTCGAAGGTGGCGGCCTGACCCAGCGCTTCTTCGCGGGCGCCGTCACCTTCGCCACGCTGATGCCGATGCGCGCGATTCCGTTTCGCATCGTCTGCCTGCTCGGCATGAACGACGGTGACTATCCGCGTAACCGCATGCCGCTCGACTTCGATCTGATGCGGCGCGACTACCGTCCTGGTGACCGCTCGCGTCGCGAGGACGACCGCTATCTGTTCCTGGAGGCGCTGTTGTCGGCGCGCGAGCATCTGCATGTGTCGTGGGTGGGGCGCAGCGTCAACGACAACACGCCGCGGCCGCCGTCGGTGCTGGTCGGCCAGTTGCGCGACCATCTGAAAGGCGGCTGGCATTTGAAAGGCGCGGCAGGGAACGAGCCGGATGCGTTGCTGCATGCGTTGACCGTCGATCACCGGTTGCAGCCGTTTAGCGCCGAGTATTTTCCGGCGAAAGCGGGTGCGTCGAAGCTGTTCACGTATGCGCGGGAGTGGAACCAGCCGGTGTCGGAGTCGGAGTCCGGCGCGAGCGTGGATAGGTTGGAAAACGGTAACGACGCCGAGCTGCAACCGCTCGAACGTGACGAGCCGCTCTCGGTGCGCGAACTGGCAGATTTTCTCAAGGATCCGGTCAAGAGCTTCTTCCGCCATCGTCTGCGCGTCGCCTTCGAAACCGAGGATGCCGCCAGCGAGAATCATGAGCCGTTCGAAGTGGATCAGCTCGAAGCGTGGCAACTGCAAAACGAACTGATTCGCGCCCAGGCTGCCGCGCTTGAACGGGGTGAACAGGATCTGCTGCCTGCAGCGCAAAACCGCCTCGAGCGCATGCATCGCAGCGGCGATCTGGCGGCCGGCGGCTTCGGCGAAGTGATAGCCGACGACCTGATGGAGCCGATGGCCGATCTGTTCGAACGCTATCGCGCCGAGTTGCAGCGCTGGCCGGAGCGGCTCGACGAGCAATACGAACTGCGCGTCGATGGTGGTGCGGACCTGGGTGCGCTGAGCGTCGAAGACTGGATCGGCGAGTTGCGCACCAGTCCCGATGGCAGCCACGGCCGGGTCTTTCTCGACCCCGGCACGCTGATCAAGGACCGCAAGTATCGCGGCGACCGGCTCATTGCCTACTGGGTCGGGCATCTGGCCGCGCAGCTCGCCGTAGGTGCGGTGACGACGGTGATCGTCAGCAAGGTGGGCAGCGTCGAATTCGCGCCGCTCGCGACAGAGGACGCGCACGCGCATCTGCTGACCTTGTTGCGTGCATGGGACGAAGGCACGCGTCGGCCGTTACCGCTCGCCGTCAAAACGGCGTTTGCCTGGCTCAGGAAACGGCCGGGTTCGCTCGACTTCGCGGATGCCGATGACTTCGCCGGTGAATCCGGCGAAAGCGCGGACGTGACCGCTGCGCTCGTCGAAGCGCGCGACGCCGCTCGTATCGCCTACGAAGGCTCGGGCCGCCAGCAGGGCGAGCGCGATACCAATGCCTACCTGTACCGGGCGTACCCGGATTTCAGCGACCTGGCCGCGACCGGCGAATTCGAGCGGCTGGCGGTTGCGTTGCTGCTGCCGCTGCATCGCGCGATTCCGGCGTCGTCGTCGAAATCGAAGAGCACAACTAACAACGCCGGAGACGCGCAATGA
- a CDS encoding transposase, which produces MNTLESTQSHSSAPFALPVEDLTDAQWERIVPLLPELNHGVVRRGRPCVNLRGVVNSVLWVLRTGKAWNAMPANYPPYQTSHRYYLRWRETGVLADIAFELFRTDTVLTRYVSRKRDPHGRHESKAA; this is translated from the coding sequence ATGAATACTCTCGAATCGACTCAATCGCATTCGTCGGCGCCCTTCGCGCTTCCTGTTGAGGACCTGACCGACGCGCAGTGGGAGCGCATTGTTCCCCTGCTGCCCGAGCTGAATCACGGCGTTGTTCGCAGAGGGCGTCCCTGTGTCAATCTGCGTGGTGTCGTCAACAGCGTTCTGTGGGTCTTGCGCACGGGTAAAGCATGGAACGCTATGCCGGCTAATTACCCTCCCTATCAGACATCGCATCGGTATTACCTGCGTTGGCGCGAGACGGGCGTGTTAGCGGATATCGCATTCGAACTCTTTCGCACCGATACGGTGTTGACCCGTTACGTTTCGCGCAAGCGCGATCCACACGGAAGGCACGAAAGCAAAGCCGCTTGA
- the recB gene encoding exodeoxyribonuclease V subunit beta gives MNATLTPPLAGPAEVLRPLEFPLQGSSLIEASAGTGKTFTIAMLYVRLVLGHRGADSEARPLTPPEILVVTFTDAATKELRERIRARLIEAAEYFRADPARVEAAAAARPEGEDLLYDLRKGYATEQWAACARRLQLAAEWMDEAAVSTIHGWCNRMLSEHAFDSDSLFSQTLETDQSELRAEVVRDYWRTFLAPLDALSASEVRQWFASPTALQAEIRGLLGHADLLPKAPPPLEALQQAREKQREHLDRLKANWPVWCDEIQALFDDARVKKQFKATSLNAPNCKKWIDKLRDWANTPEMLRPDFEDSAAVWTRFTPAGLAEIWLIGEPPAHPAFVAMETLRDALDAQPTAYHALLSHASRWITQRFAEEEALRSQMGFDDLLTRLNDALHKPNGARLAEIIRQQYPVALIDEFQDTDPVQYRIFDAVYRIADNDPDTAIILIGDPKQAIYAFRGADIYTYLEARRACAGRLFTLKKNFRSTLEMVEAVNRCFDAAEERRDGEGAFLFRGAEGGDNPLPFIAAEAQGRKDRLQADGHDVPALSAWWLPSAEEGKPLSKEAYLRGMAASCATEMVRLLNLGQTGAAGLRGADSMAPLQPAHMAVLVNNGTEARAIRMALAERGVRSVYLSERDSVFQTDEAGELRLWLAACADPDDGRLVRTALATVALGLDWAALDAFNRDELAWEECVLQFRGYRDCWRKKGVLPMLRRLLNDFHVPQRLLGQTAGAAVNGERVLTNLLHLAELLQQASSQLDGEHALIRYLDEQRQDEGGGAGGDARQLRLESDAGLVQVVTVHKSKGLEYPLVFLPFACTYRPAKADDMPLKWHDEEGQLHITLGDANVLPRADRERLGEDLRKLYVALTRARYATWVGIAPIQSVELSAFGYLLSGGRPIVATELADLLTQLRGECAEISVAEAPPANDKPFVPRGAQQVRGDARRLTRRVREHWWIASYSSLRKDNGVIGGTLVHAVAARVIDVEPDESRVAPETRSEDVFHELREAEALDDDEATPLALAPAPGSAAAALAQQVDQTLHGFQRGADAGSFLHDLMEWAANEGFAKLAADEQLVRDTVARRCNLRGWARWIEPLTDWLLYLLRTPLALPAVEGEAVPPVVLAKLTSYMAEMEFWLAAHTVDTQVLDQLVCDLTLDGAPRPALEPARLNGMLKGFIDLVFEHDGRYYVADYKSNWLGADDTAYTPAKMRAQILHSRYELQYVLYLFALHRLLKVRLPDYDYDRHVGGAVYLFLRGGRAPGQGLHIERPPRELIEELDALFAHRPDGEEAEEYALKEAE, from the coding sequence ATGAACGCCACCTTGACACCGCCGCTCGCCGGGCCTGCCGAGGTGCTACGTCCGCTCGAGTTTCCGCTGCAGGGCAGCAGCCTGATCGAAGCCAGCGCGGGTACCGGCAAGACCTTCACGATCGCGATGCTGTACGTGCGGCTCGTGCTCGGTCACCGTGGAGCGGATAGCGAGGCGCGTCCGCTGACGCCGCCGGAGATCCTCGTCGTCACGTTCACGGATGCCGCCACCAAGGAACTGCGTGAACGTATCCGTGCTCGCCTGATCGAAGCCGCTGAGTACTTCCGCGCCGATCCGGCCAGGGTCGAGGCTGCGGCTGCAGCGCGTCCGGAAGGCGAAGACCTGCTATACGACCTGCGCAAAGGTTATGCGACGGAACAATGGGCCGCCTGCGCCCGCCGCCTGCAACTCGCCGCCGAATGGATGGACGAGGCTGCGGTCTCCACGATCCACGGCTGGTGCAACCGCATGCTGAGCGAGCATGCGTTCGATAGCGACAGCCTGTTTTCGCAGACGCTCGAAACCGACCAGAGCGAGTTGCGCGCGGAAGTCGTGCGCGATTACTGGCGTACCTTCCTCGCGCCGCTCGACGCGCTGTCCGCATCCGAAGTCCGCCAATGGTTCGCTAGCCCGACCGCCTTGCAGGCGGAAATTCGCGGTCTGCTCGGCCATGCCGATCTGCTGCCGAAGGCGCCGCCGCCGCTCGAAGCGCTGCAACAGGCCCGCGAAAAACAGCGCGAACATCTCGACCGTCTAAAGGCCAACTGGCCCGTATGGTGCGATGAAATTCAGGCGCTATTCGACGACGCGCGCGTCAAGAAGCAGTTCAAGGCCACCAGCCTGAACGCGCCGAACTGCAAGAAGTGGATCGACAAGCTGCGCGATTGGGCCAACACCCCCGAGATGCTGCGGCCCGATTTCGAGGATTCCGCAGCGGTGTGGACGCGTTTTACCCCGGCAGGGCTCGCCGAAATCTGGCTCATCGGCGAGCCGCCGGCGCATCCCGCCTTCGTCGCGATGGAGACGCTGCGCGATGCACTGGACGCACAACCGACGGCCTACCACGCCCTGTTGTCGCACGCTTCGCGCTGGATCACGCAGCGTTTCGCGGAGGAAGAGGCGCTTCGTTCGCAGATGGGTTTCGACGATCTGCTCACGCGCCTCAACGACGCCTTGCACAAGCCGAACGGTGCGCGTCTCGCCGAGATCATCCGTCAGCAATACCCGGTTGCGCTGATCGACGAGTTTCAGGACACCGACCCGGTGCAGTACCGTATCTTCGATGCCGTCTATCGCATCGCCGACAACGACCCGGACACGGCGATCATTTTGATCGGGGATCCTAAGCAGGCCATCTATGCCTTCCGTGGCGCGGATATCTACACGTATCTCGAAGCGCGGCGTGCCTGTGCCGGACGGCTGTTCACGCTGAAGAAGAATTTCCGCTCGACGCTGGAGATGGTGGAAGCGGTCAATCGTTGCTTCGACGCGGCTGAAGAGCGGCGGGACGGTGAGGGCGCCTTCCTGTTTCGCGGCGCCGAGGGCGGCGATAACCCGCTGCCGTTCATTGCGGCCGAGGCGCAGGGCCGCAAGGACCGGCTGCAAGCCGACGGTCACGATGTGCCCGCGCTGAGCGCATGGTGGCTGCCGTCCGCGGAAGAGGGCAAGCCTCTCAGCAAGGAAGCGTACCTGCGCGGCATGGCCGCCAGTTGCGCGACCGAGATGGTGCGGCTCCTCAACCTGGGCCAGACGGGCGCAGCAGGCTTGCGCGGCGCAGACAGCATGGCGCCGCTGCAGCCCGCGCATATGGCGGTGCTGGTCAACAACGGCACCGAAGCGCGCGCGATCCGCATGGCGCTGGCCGAACGCGGCGTGCGCAGCGTCTATCTGTCCGAGCGGGATTCGGTGTTCCAGACCGACGAGGCGGGAGAACTGCGGCTCTGGCTGGCGGCATGCGCGGACCCCGACGATGGACGTCTGGTGCGCACCGCGCTGGCGACGGTGGCGCTCGGACTCGATTGGGCCGCGCTCGATGCCTTCAATCGCGACGAGCTCGCGTGGGAAGAGTGCGTGTTGCAGTTCCGCGGCTATCGCGATTGCTGGCGCAAGAAGGGCGTGCTGCCGATGCTGCGCCGCCTGCTCAACGACTTCCACGTGCCGCAGCGCTTGCTCGGCCAGACCGCGGGCGCTGCGGTCAACGGCGAGCGCGTGCTGACGAACCTGCTGCATCTGGCGGAGTTGCTGCAGCAGGCGAGTTCGCAGCTCGACGGCGAGCATGCGCTGATTCGCTATCTCGACGAACAGCGTCAGGACGAAGGCGGCGGCGCGGGCGGCGATGCGCGGCAACTGCGGCTCGAAAGCGATGCGGGGCTCGTGCAGGTCGTTACGGTCCACAAGTCGAAGGGGCTGGAGTATCCGCTGGTGTTTCTGCCGTTTGCGTGCACCTATCGGCCGGCCAAAGCCGACGACATGCCGCTCAAATGGCACGACGAGGAAGGTCAACTGCATATCACGCTGGGCGATGCTAACGTGCTGCCGCGAGCGGACCGCGAGCGGCTCGGCGAGGACCTGCGCAAGCTCTATGTGGCGCTCACGCGGGCGCGCTACGCGACGTGGGTGGGGATTGCGCCGATCCAGAGCGTCGAGTTGAGCGCGTTCGGTTATCTGCTGAGTGGCGGCAGGCCGATTGTCGCCACTGAGCTTGCAGACCTGCTCACGCAGTTAAGGGGCGAGTGCGCAGAAATCAGCGTCGCCGAAGCGCCGCCCGCGAACGACAAACCGTTCGTGCCGCGCGGCGCGCAACAGGTACGTGGCGACGCGCGCCGCTTGACGCGGCGCGTGCGCGAGCATTGGTGGATTGCCAGCTATTCGAGCCTGCGCAAGGACAACGGCGTGATCGGCGGCACGCTGGTCCATGCCGTTGCGGCACGGGTGATCGACGTGGAGCCGGACGAGTCGCGCGTCGCGCCGGAGACTCGTAGCGAGGACGTGTTTCACGAATTGCGCGAGGCGGAAGCGCTGGATGACGACGAGGCCACACCGCTAGCGTTAGCGCCGGCACCTGGCTCAGCCGCCGCAGCGCTCGCCCAGCAGGTGGATCAAACCTTGCACGGTTTCCAGCGCGGCGCGGATGCCGGCAGTTTCCTGCACGACCTGATGGAATGGGCGGCCAACGAGGGCTTTGCAAAGCTCGCCGCGGACGAACAACTGGTACGCGACACGGTAGCGCGCCGCTGCAATCTGCGCGGCTGGGCGCGCTGGATCGAACCGCTGACGGATTGGCTGCTATATCTGCTGCGCACGCCGCTCGCGCTGCCTGCTGTCGAAGGGGAGGCCGTGCCGCCCGTCGTGCTGGCGAAGCTGACCTCCTACATGGCAGAAATGGAGTTCTGGCTGGCCGCGCATACGGTCGACACGCAAGTACTCGACCAACTGGTGTGCGACCTGACGCTCGATGGCGCACCGCGGCCCGCGCTCGAGCCGGCCCGGCTGAACGGCATGCTTAAGGGCTTTATCGATCTGGTGTTCGAGCACGACGGCCGCTACTACGTGGCGGACTACAAGTCGAACTGGCTCGGCGCCGACGACACGGCCTACACGCCGGCGAAGATGCGCGCGCAGATCCTGCATTCGCGCTACGAACTGCAGTACGTGCTGTATCTGTTCGCGCTGCATCGGCTGCTGAAAGTGCGGCTACCCGATTACGACTACGACCGCCATGTGGGCGGCGCGGTCTACCTGTTTCTGCGCGGCGGCCGTGCGCCCGGCCAGGGGCTGCATATCGAGCGGCCGCCGCGCGAGTTGATCGAAGAACTGGATGCGTTGTTTGCGCATCGCCCGGACGGCGAAGAGGCCGAGGAGTACGCGTTGAAGGAAGCCGAATGA
- the recD gene encoding exodeoxyribonuclease V subunit alpha has protein sequence MTTRSTDTVAVIDAKGDTARMLVVLDQWVERGWLRALDAGFARFLWTEEPQAPPLLVLAAALASHQLGRGHVCLDLQATLDDPAFALSLPPDGPQALAAPEPPQAPAEVLAGVNLARWLAALDQPALVGTEAGNTPLVLIGTRLYLRRYWQYEQDVRAGIERRLAASAQMEASLQADSARTALDALFPPRPANATGADWQKLACALAARSAFSIVTGGPGTGKTTTVVRLLALLQTLALGAAAGNPLRPARPLRIRLAAPTGKAAARLNESIAGAVEKLPIEALPNGAAVREAIPTVVATLHRVLGTRPDSRRFRHDAGNPLPVDVLVIDEASMVDLEMMAAVLDALPASARLILLGDKDQLASVEAGAVLGELCQRAGEGHYTPATRDWLLAATGERIDAARIDEHGTALDQSIAMLRESHRFSAQSGIGQLAALVNAGDAAGVAQVWKHGHADLALLVCSAQDDASFRALVIDGYGGAAASDQLFGANGEPGRPRHGYRHYLQTMRERQPERDAGPLAFDAWAGEVLKAHGEFQLLCALRRGPWGVEGLNKRVARLLQEEGLIAARGEWYPGRPVLVTRNDYELGLMNGDIGITLELPGAPQESSVLRVAFPAGDGMGGIKWVLPSRLQAVETVLALTVHKSQGSEFMHAALVLPDTFSPILTRELVYTGITRARAFLTLAIPEGKPVLDQAVCANVQRASGLMAGFGSVQ, from the coding sequence ATGACGACCCGCTCTACTGACACCGTTGCCGTCATCGACGCGAAGGGCGACACCGCGCGCATGCTCGTCGTGCTGGACCAGTGGGTCGAGCGCGGCTGGCTGCGTGCGCTCGATGCCGGCTTCGCGCGCTTCCTGTGGACCGAGGAACCGCAAGCGCCGCCGCTGCTGGTGCTGGCGGCCGCGCTCGCGAGCCATCAACTGGGGCGCGGCCACGTGTGCCTCGACTTGCAGGCAACGCTCGACGACCCCGCCTTCGCGCTCTCGTTGCCGCCCGATGGACCGCAAGCGTTAGCGGCGCCAGAACCGCCTCAAGCGCCCGCCGAGGTGCTGGCCGGCGTCAATCTCGCACGCTGGCTGGCGGCGCTCGATCAACCGGCCCTGGTGGGGACCGAGGCGGGCAATACGCCGCTGGTGCTCATCGGCACGCGGCTCTATCTGCGCCGCTATTGGCAATACGAGCAGGACGTGCGCGCTGGTATCGAACGGCGGCTTGCTGCGTCCGCGCAAATGGAAGCCTCGCTGCAGGCCGATTCCGCACGCACCGCGCTCGACGCCTTGTTCCCCCCGCGCCCCGCGAATGCGACCGGCGCAGACTGGCAAAAGCTCGCCTGTGCGCTCGCTGCGCGCAGTGCGTTCAGCATCGTCACGGGCGGTCCGGGTACCGGCAAGACGACGACGGTGGTGAGGCTGCTGGCGTTATTGCAGACCCTGGCGCTTGGCGCTGCGGCGGGGAACCCGCTGCGGCCCGCACGGCCTCTGCGGATTCGTCTCGCCGCACCGACCGGCAAGGCCGCCGCGCGCCTGAACGAGTCGATCGCGGGAGCCGTAGAGAAACTGCCGATCGAAGCGCTGCCGAACGGCGCTGCCGTGCGCGAGGCGATTCCCACCGTCGTGGCCACGCTGCATCGCGTGCTGGGCACGCGCCCGGACAGCCGGCGGTTTCGTCACGATGCGGGCAATCCGTTGCCGGTGGACGTGCTGGTGATCGATGAAGCGTCGATGGTCGATCTGGAGATGATGGCGGCTGTGCTTGACGCGCTGCCCGCATCCGCGCGGCTGATTCTGCTGGGCGACAAGGATCAGTTGGCGTCGGTGGAAGCGGGGGCCGTGTTGGGCGAACTGTGTCAGCGCGCGGGCGAAGGGCATTACACGCCGGCCACGCGCGACTGGCTGCTGGCGGCGACCGGCGAGCGGATCGACGCAGCCAGGATCGACGAACACGGCACGGCGCTCGATCAGTCGATTGCGATGCTGCGGGAAAGCCATCGGTTTTCGGCGCAGAGCGGTATCGGCCAGCTCGCTGCGCTCGTCAACGCCGGCGACGCGGCGGGCGTCGCGCAGGTCTGGAAGCACGGGCATGCGGATCTCGCGCTGCTGGTCTGTTCCGCGCAGGACGATGCGTCGTTCCGGGCCTTGGTGATCGATGGATACGGCGGGGCCGCGGCGTCCGATCAGCTATTCGGCGCCAATGGCGAACCGGGCCGCCCGCGGCACGGCTACCGGCACTACCTGCAGACCATGCGCGAGCGCCAGCCTGAGCGTGACGCCGGACCCCTCGCGTTTGACGCGTGGGCCGGCGAGGTGCTGAAGGCGCACGGCGAGTTCCAGTTGTTGTGCGCGCTGCGCCGCGGTCCGTGGGGCGTCGAAGGACTCAACAAGCGCGTCGCGCGGCTGTTGCAGGAAGAGGGCTTGATTGCCGCTCGCGGCGAATGGTATCCGGGCCGGCCCGTGCTCGTGACCCGCAACGACTATGAGCTCGGGTTGATGAACGGCGACATCGGCATCACGCTCGAACTTCCGGGCGCGCCGCAAGAGAGCTCGGTGCTACGGGTGGCGTTTCCCGCCGGCGACGGTATGGGCGGTATCAAGTGGGTCTTGCCGAGCCGCTTGCAAGCGGTGGAAACGGTGCTCGCGCTCACTGTGCACAAGTCGCAGGGGTCGGAGTTCATGCACGCGGCGCTGGTGCTGCCCGATACGTTCAGCCCCATTCTGACGCGCGAACTGGTGTACACCGGCATCACGCGGGCGCGGGCGTTCCTGACGCTGGCGATTCCCGAAGGCAAGCCCGTGCTCGATCAGGCGGTGTGCGCCAACGTGCAGCGAGCGAGTGGGTTGATGGCGGGGTTTGGCAGCGTACAATAA
- a CDS encoding response regulator transcription factor, which produces MRIAVLDDDPAQTAFVHETMSAAGHVCHTFAEGRTLVQQLHRQTFDLLILDWVVPDLSGEEVLRWVRSTLAERVPVIFMTSRGRESDIVSMLNAGADDYVVKPVAASVLLARVGSLLRRTYQLNTAAVKAAFGDFEFDLNAKQVHVKQQLVSLTQKEFELALLLFQHLNRPLSRAHIVDMVWKQTVDIPTRTMDTHVSMLRSKLGLRPENGYRLTPIYGYGYRLEQIGDEVVETRE; this is translated from the coding sequence ATGAGAATCGCGGTACTCGATGACGATCCTGCCCAAACTGCTTTCGTGCATGAAACGATGTCAGCGGCCGGTCATGTTTGCCATACCTTCGCCGAAGGTCGTACGTTGGTTCAGCAGTTACACCGCCAGACCTTCGATCTTCTGATTCTCGATTGGGTCGTGCCGGACCTCTCCGGCGAAGAAGTCCTGCGCTGGGTTCGCTCAACACTCGCCGAGCGCGTACCGGTGATCTTCATGACCTCGCGCGGCCGGGAAAGCGACATTGTATCCATGCTGAACGCTGGCGCGGATGACTACGTCGTCAAGCCCGTCGCTGCAAGCGTTCTGCTTGCGCGCGTCGGTTCGCTGCTGCGCCGCACTTACCAGCTCAACACGGCCGCGGTCAAAGCCGCGTTTGGCGATTTCGAATTCGATCTGAACGCTAAACAGGTACACGTGAAGCAACAATTAGTGAGCCTCACGCAGAAGGAATTCGAACTCGCGCTCTTGCTGTTCCAGCATCTGAATCGCCCGTTGTCACGGGCGCATATCGTCGACATGGTCTGGAAACAGACTGTCGACATTCCGACGCGCACCATGGATACCCATGTTTCGATGCTGCGCTCGAAGCTCGGTTTGCGACCGGAAAATGGCTACCGTCTCACGCCGATCTACGGCTATGGATACCGGCTCGAACAGATCGGCGACGAGGTGGTCGAGACTCGCGAGTAG